From Elaeis guineensis isolate ETL-2024a chromosome 16, EG11, whole genome shotgun sequence, a single genomic window includes:
- the LOC105059626 gene encoding protein NUCLEAR FUSION DEFECTIVE 4 — protein sequence MEVWAKNGSGLGKWLGFVTAVWVQCISGNNYTFSNYSDALKSLMGLTQLELNNLSVAKDVGKAFGLLAGLASDRLPTPLILLIGAVEGLIGYGAQWLVVRQSISPLPYWQMCVFLCLGGNSTTWMNTAVLVTCMRNFRRNRGPVSGILKGYVGLSTAIFTDLCSALFADDPASFLLMLAIVPAVVCSAAMLFLHESPAGDDETEAKYFGAINAMAVVIAVYLLAFDLTGDHGAAVSRAFVAVLLVLLAAPAAVPIYVAFKARSKNPDVEEGQIEKPLLIEEAKAEPSATAVVTPDTAEEKGKRGPAIGEDHTIFEAAKTVDFWILFISFLCGVGTGLAVMNNMGQMGLALGYTDVSIFVSMTSIWGFFGRIGSGSISEYFLKKSATPRPLWNAASQVLMAVGYVVMALALPGSLYVGSIVVGLCYGVRVAVSVPTASELFGLKYYGLMYNILILNLPLGSFLFSGLLAGLLYDSQATKTAGGGNTCVGAHCYRLVFVIMAIACLIGFGLDVLLALRTRKVYLKIHHSKKSRKTAAGQQTIKG from the exons ATGGAGGTTTGGGCGAAGAACGGGAGTGGGTTGGGGAAATGGCTCGGGTTCGTGACGGCGGTGTGGGTGCAGTGCATCTCCGGGAACAACTACACTTTCTCCAATTACTCCGACGCGCTGAAATCTTTAATGGGGCTCACTCAGCTGGAGCTCAACAATCTCTCGGTGGCGAAGGACGTCGGCAAGGCCTTCGGCCTCCTCGCCGGTCTCGCCTCCGACCGCCTCCCCACCCCACTCATCCTCCTAATAGGCGCCGTCGAAGGCCTCATCGGCTACGGCGCCCAGTGGCTCGTCGTCCGCCAGTCCATCTCCCCTCTTCCCTATTGGCAG ATGTGTGTTTTCCTGTGCCTGGGCGGTAACAGCACCACGTGGATGAACACCGCGGTTCTGGTCACCTGCATGAGGAATTTCCGGCGGAACAGAGGGCCGGTGTCGGGGATCCTGAAGGGCTACGTGGGTCTCAGCACCGCCATCTTCACCGACCTCTGCTCCGCCCTCTTCGCCGACGACCCGGCCTCCTTCCTCCTCATGCTCGCCATCGTCCCCGCCGTCGTCTGCTCCGCCGCCATGCTCTTCCTCCACGAATCCCCCGCCGGGGATGACGAGACCGAGGCGAAGTACTTCGGGGCAATCAACGCGATGGCGGTGGTGATCGCGGTCTACCTCCTCGCCTTCGACCTCACCGGCGACCACGGAGCCGCCGTCTCTCGCGCCTTCGTCGCCGTGCTCCTCGTCCTCCTCGCCGCCCCGGCGGCGGTCCCGATCTACGTGGCCTTCAAGGCCAGATCCAAGAATCCGGACGTGGAGGAGGGTCAGATCGAAAAACCACTCTTGATCGAGGAGGCGAAAGCAGAACCGTCGGCGACGGCGGTGGTGACGCCGGATACGGCGGAGGAGAAGGGGAAGAGAGGGCCAGCGATCGGGGAGGATCACACGATATTCGAGGCGGCGAAGACGGTGGATTTCTGGATACTATTTATCTCGTTCTTGTGCGGGGTGGGGACGGGATTAGCGGTGATGAACAACATGGGGCAGATGGGGCTGGCGCTGGGGTACACGGATGTGTCAATATTCGTGTCGATGACCAGCATCTGGGGCTTCTTCGGCCGGATCGGATCGGGGTCCATCTCCGAGTACTTCCTCAA GAAAAGTGCAACGCCAAGACCTCTATGGAACGCAGCCTCGCAGGTTCTAATGGCAGTTGGGTACGTGGTCATGGCTTTGGCCTTGCCGGGATCCCTCTACGTGGGATCCATTGTGGTGGGGTTATGCTACGGCGTCCGCGTTGCCGTCTCTGTCCCTACGGCCTCTGAGCTCTTTGGCCTCAAGTACTATGGCCTTATGTACAACATTCTCATATTAAACCTTCCCCTTGGTTCCTTCCTCTTCTCCGGCCTCCTCGCCGGGCTCCTCTACGACTCCCAAGCAACGAAGACGGCCGGGGGTGGCAATACGTGCGTTGGAGCTCACTGTTATAGGCTTGTGTTTGTGATCATGGCCATTGCATGCCTCATTGGATTTGGATTGGATGTGCTGCTGGCATTACGAACAAGGAAGGTATACTTAAAGATTCATCACAGCAAGAAATCAAGGAAGACGGCAGCAGGGCAACAGACCATTAAGGGCTGA